The genomic DNA CCTGAACTTGATTCAGGATCCAGAAAGCGGAAACATAAGTGCAAATCAGTTACTACTTTCTGGATTCTGGCTTTCGCCAGAATGACAGGTCGGGCGTCATCATTAGTCATGATAGAGGCATATTGCCAGCATATACACTTCTTCAGCACTCCCCATAATGCAGCCCAAGACCGCCTTACCGAACGCCCTTATCCTGCCTGCCCCATTTGCTCACAATTTCACCTCTTTGTATCGGAAACAGCTTACCAGATGATCGTTCACCAGGCCGACTGCCTGCATGAAAGCATAACATATGGTCGGGCCGACAAACCGGAAACCGCGCTTCTTAAGCTCTTTGCTCATGGTCCGCGATTCCTCTGTTTCGGCGGGAAGCCCCTTAAATGTTTTCAGGCGATTGTCTTTCGGCTTGCCGCCGACAAAACCCCAGATAAACTTATCGAAACTGCCAAACTCCTTCTGCACTGTCAGAAATGCTTTCGCGTTGGTAATGGCCGCATTGATTTTCAGCCGATTGCGGATTATGCCGCTGTCCTTCAGAAGCTTTTCCACTCTGGCCGGTGTATATCGGGCAACTCTTTTCGGATCGAAATTATCGAATGCTTTGCGATAGTTTTCGCGGCGATGGAGAATGGTACGCCAGGAAAGCCCCGCCTGCGCCCCCTCAAGAATAAGGAATTCGAACAGGAGACGATCATCATGCACCGGCACCCCCCATTCGGTGTCGTGATACTCAAGCGACAGCGGATCCCCCTCCCCCCACGGACAGCGATTCTTTGTACTTTCTTTCATTTACTTTCTCACCAATCCTGAAAGTCCAGCCACAAGCAGTGAAGTCAGCACCCATCCAGCGACAATATGAACCCAGAGATAATACCGCAACAACGAACCGCTAATGGGTATTTTGAGTTTACCAAACAAATGAATTTCGCCGCACTTATTGGCATTGGGCATCCAATAACTCCCTTGCCGAAGATTGATCAGAGGCACAAACTCATTAAATGAGTACGCCAGAACATTGAATGTAGGATAATCAGGCGAAATTACCTGATCGCCGGTGACCTTGTCCGCTATATAGGCGGTCGGTGACAAAGGGCTGAAAACGCCAGCTTCGTAACCGGCACCGAACAGAATAAGTCCAAGCATAATGAAGCCAGTCATCCAGGGAATTGCCTTGAGCGGACGATATCCATAGGAAATTGATTTCCCCAAAAGCCTTAGCCAATATCTTTCGTACCACGGTATTTTGTTTTTCTCAATCCGCAGACGATCATTATTTTTAGCGATACGTATTTTGCGAGCATCATTTTCATGGCCCATCTTTTCAAGAACCTTGGCCAACTGCTCGTATGGTTGTGGGCGAAATTGATCTTCCGGCTGTAATCTAAGCCATTTGAGGCGCATTTCGGCATCTTTTTCGGCTTTATCCGCTATAATATCATACTCGAATCCATCCATTAATAGATTCCCTTTTGCCGGC from Candidatus Zixiibacteriota bacterium includes the following:
- a CDS encoding DNA-3-methyladenine glycosylase I; this encodes MKESTKNRCPWGEGDPLSLEYHDTEWGVPVHDDRLLFEFLILEGAQAGLSWRTILHRRENYRKAFDNFDPKRVARYTPARVEKLLKDSGIIRNRLKINAAITNAKAFLTVQKEFGSFDKFIWGFVGGKPKDNRLKTFKGLPAETEESRTMSKELKKRGFRFVGPTICYAFMQAVGLVNDHLVSCFRYKEVKL